Below is a genomic region from Brassica rapa cultivar Chiifu-401-42 chromosome A08, CAAS_Brap_v3.01, whole genome shotgun sequence.
GCAATCATAGGTCCAATCTTAGATTCGTTCACCTTTAAGGAAATAAGTCACATTAAGGACATATATAAGTCGTTATAATACTTATTCTCATGCGAATGATAGAAGTCACTACAACTGAAACTGAAAGTGGACATACATAGTTCTCACGTTAATGAAATAAGTCATTATAATACTTATTAGTATCGTTTTATTTCTAATCGTTGAATGCTTCTTGAAAGGTTGAGAACCTCCGCGAACGTGTTGTTTCAAGCGGGCTACTAAAGAGGGTCGAGCTAGTTGTAACCTCTCCCTTGCTGAGGTAATATATCTGCATTGAATTTAGTGAAGACTTTAAAAGTTGATTATTTTACTTGTTTAATAGTGTGTTGATTGGTCTTATTAATTTTctggtttatatatatagaactaTGCAAACCGCAGTTGGAGTTTTTGGAAATGAAGATAAACAACAAAATATCACGAGCAGCCCTTCCATTGTGGCACTTGAGGTTGCTCGAGACCGTAATGTAAGATTGACATATGTAGAAATGTCTCGTATATTCATCATCGATTAATATTGATGCATGTGAATGAATATCTctaattcaaactaaataatatatggATATGTATGTGCACGCAGGGAGTCCGTCCTCCTGATATGAGAAGAAACGTGAGCGAGTATCAGACTCTTTTCCCCACCATTGATTTTTCCCAGGCAAATACCTTCTTTCATTTTTCCTTCGttgatacataaatatttttttaaaaatattacctTTAAAAATATTACCTTTGGAAATATTGAACATATATAAAGATCTTCAATATATATTAAGGAGACACATGTGTAATAATGTATAAGGATATTTACGTACatggtgatttttttaatatagatcTTGGATTATTATAGATTGAAAGTGAAGAGGACAATTTATGGAGGGCCGATGTTCGAGAATCCGAAGAAGAGATTTTTGCGAGAGGGTTAGAGTTCATGAAATGGTAAACCTTTTGAATCTTAACTTCGTGAAGTATAAATAACATAAGTGCATATATTAAGGGGCCCTATATTAAGAGATAATGATGAATTGTTTATAATTAGGTTATGGAAGAGACCAGAGAAGGAGGTCGCAGTTGTTAGCCATGGCATAGTTTTGCAGCATATGTTGTATGTGTTCGCAAACGATTGCGACGAGACAATTACACATGAACTTTGCAAgaggttataattttttttttcttttgcagtaTGGACAAACTTGTTAATTCTTTGTATAACTATATGTATTTCGATCAATAA
It encodes:
- the LOC103836301 gene encoding phosphoglycerate mutase-like protein 1, whose translation is MDARFLYPLESCKIIHLLRHGQAMHNVAAEKDRNALLSPHLFDAPLTDHGHQQVENLRERVVSSGLLKRVELVVTSPLLRTMQTAVGVFGNEDKQQNITSSPSIVALEVARDRNGVRPPDMRRNVSEYQTLFPTIDFSQIESEEDNLWRADVRESEEEIFARGLEFMKWLWKRPEKEVAVVSHGIVLQHMLYVFANDCDETITHELCKRFANCELRTVVIVDKGLSSSTAN